In a single window of the Leptolyngbya ohadii IS1 genome:
- a CDS encoding CHAT domain-containing protein, giving the protein MAIVFLKQSVNVRESIRGDIRGLDRALQQSYTDTIADEYRFLADLLINQGRILEAQQILDLLKLEELREFTRNARTIGSTDGIALNDAEKQILQDYGTLIAFGRKIYECEQTNCSELDRLLQQRRNLSEEYDRRIKTLIATVRDNRQRDDFFYDPRYLNETAREIVATPGTVLIYPFVQDDKLTLLWTASGEIVGSKTIPVSRQQLGETVVRFRALLQNPDLNNLRELQAVGKQLYDWLIQPLEAELQAKLAQQGQSMTHLVFAQDRILRYVPMAALFDGENYLVERYILSTILSAELTDMDDRLTPGTDRNPMLALGLSQSVAGLNPLPNVEEELDAIVRQASNDPRGIYPGQDFLNQDFTLPALSDNLRNSRIVHIATHGKFVAGQPEQSYLVMGNGEPLTIEQINSLGSDLRNVHLVVLSACETALGGPGADGIEVAGISSYFLAANRASAVMASLWLVNDASTSQLMQQFYQNLANGMTKADALRQAQLFLLNGNQPNPTGTDRTGNVTIGIRDIRTGLPPEVSSRLSHPYYWAPFILIGNGL; this is encoded by the coding sequence GGACTCGATCGAGCATTGCAGCAATCCTATACAGATACTATTGCTGATGAATATCGATTTTTAGCTGATTTGCTAATTAACCAGGGACGCATTTTAGAGGCACAGCAGATCCTTGATTTATTGAAACTGGAAGAACTGCGAGAATTTACCCGTAATGCACGGACGATCGGCAGCACCGACGGGATTGCCTTAAACGATGCTGAAAAGCAGATTCTTCAGGACTATGGAACGCTGATTGCCTTTGGGCGAAAGATCTACGAGTGCGAACAAACTAACTGCTCAGAACTCGATCGCCTGCTGCAACAGCGACGCAATCTGTCTGAGGAATACGATCGGCGTATTAAGACCCTGATCGCCACCGTTCGCGATAATCGCCAGAGGGACGACTTTTTCTACGATCCCCGCTACCTGAATGAAACTGCCAGAGAGATTGTTGCCACCCCCGGAACGGTGCTGATTTATCCCTTTGTCCAGGACGATAAGCTCACCCTGCTCTGGACAGCCTCCGGCGAAATTGTGGGCAGTAAAACCATTCCCGTCAGTCGGCAGCAGCTTGGCGAAACCGTCGTGCGATTCCGGGCACTGCTCCAGAATCCTGACCTCAACAATCTCAGGGAACTGCAAGCCGTCGGCAAACAGCTTTATGACTGGCTGATCCAGCCCCTCGAAGCCGAACTGCAAGCCAAACTTGCCCAGCAGGGACAGTCCATGACCCATCTCGTCTTTGCCCAGGATCGAATTCTGCGCTATGTGCCGATGGCAGCTTTGTTTGACGGCGAGAACTATTTGGTCGAACGCTACATCCTGTCCACTATTCTCTCCGCCGAACTCACCGACATGGACGATCGCCTCACGCCCGGAACAGACCGGAACCCCATGCTGGCACTGGGACTGTCCCAATCTGTCGCTGGACTCAACCCCCTGCCCAACGTCGAAGAAGAACTGGATGCGATCGTGCGGCAGGCAAGCAACGATCCCAGAGGCATCTATCCCGGTCAGGACTTTCTCAACCAGGACTTTACCCTTCCTGCCCTGTCAGACAATCTGCGGAACTCTCGCATTGTTCATATCGCAACCCACGGCAAATTTGTCGCTGGACAACCGGAACAGTCCTACCTCGTTATGGGCAACGGTGAGCCGCTCACGATTGAGCAGATTAATAGTCTCGGCTCCGATTTGCGAAATGTGCATCTGGTCGTTCTCTCTGCCTGTGAAACGGCACTGGGCGGACCCGGAGCAGACGGTATCGAGGTCGCAGGTATTAGCTCCTACTTCCTGGCGGCAAATCGTGCCAGTGCAGTGATGGCTTCCCTCTGGCTAGTCAACGATGCCAGCACCAGCCAACTGATGCAGCAGTTTTACCAGAATCTTGCGAACGGCATGACCAAAGCCGATGCCCTCAGACAAGCACAGCTTTTTCTATTAAATGGAAACCAGCCCAACCCGACAGGAACCGATCGTACAGGCAATGTCACGATCGGAATCCGAGATATTCGCACCGGTTTACCGCCCGAAGTCAGCAGTCGGTTGAGTCATCCCTACTACTGGGCACCGTTTATTCTGATTGGGAATGGGTTGTAG
- a CDS encoding CTB family bacteriocin, with product MTNEMNNTVNEMNMASMESIEAGAIELSEQDLEAVSGGLNLSFGDVDSFFQQSGNFFSGKKLSVDQATFAGPNGSGTISSIDFQQVDSGAFQNIGIG from the coding sequence ATGACGAACGAAATGAACAACACCGTGAACGAGATGAATATGGCTTCTATGGAATCGATCGAAGCAGGTGCAATTGAACTATCGGAACAGGATCTAGAAGCGGTTTCCGGTGGTTTGAATCTGAGCTTTGGCGATGTCGATAGCTTCTTCCAGCAGTCCGGCAACTTCTTCTCCGGCAAAAAACTGTCTGTGGATCAGGCAACCTTCGCGGGTCCGAACGGCAGCGGCACGATCTCCTCGATCGATTTCCAGCAAGTAGACAGCGGAGCCTTCCAGAATATCGGTATCGGCTAA
- a CDS encoding cyclic nucleotide-binding domain-containing protein, with translation MTNSLLHEFTNSEIEWMLSVGKPIDLPAGVLLIDPNYAPESLYLLLEGELALCLTQNEAAGQPDAEDAHILEFDRLALGNLVGVIPFLEDCTAHLMVRSLTPAKVFALPRSAISEKLQSDSQFAAHFYRATVFLLMRQLTRLSQRIGCNVAQLSQMQLREASMVFAELQDSDLDWLIAVGQVRQFPGDMVLIQAGRPIDEMHLVLEGAVALNLSRDFSPLLLANPNVQEEELARLSRGDLVGELLAIDAFPSNVTVRTLRETEVLSIPKWRLKAKLLHDPDFAARFYRVLALLLANKQQAVIQQLGYDTSSNELNSQRLSQLALAEARFEWMLKRIGTQLNSGEAIQW, from the coding sequence ATGACAAATTCGTTGCTCCATGAATTCACGAATTCCGAGATCGAGTGGATGCTTTCGGTCGGAAAGCCGATCGATCTACCCGCAGGAGTTCTACTCATCGATCCGAACTACGCACCTGAATCGCTTTATCTGCTTCTGGAAGGCGAGCTTGCCCTTTGTCTAACCCAGAATGAAGCCGCTGGTCAACCTGATGCAGAAGATGCCCACATTCTGGAATTCGATCGCCTTGCGCTGGGCAATCTGGTCGGGGTGATTCCCTTTCTAGAAGATTGCACGGCTCACTTGATGGTACGATCGCTCACGCCTGCAAAAGTCTTTGCTTTACCGCGATCGGCTATCAGTGAAAAGCTACAATCCGACTCGCAGTTTGCCGCGCATTTCTATCGGGCGACCGTCTTTCTCCTGATGCGGCAATTGACTAGACTAAGCCAGCGAATTGGATGTAATGTTGCCCAGTTAAGCCAGATGCAGTTGCGAGAAGCCTCAATGGTCTTTGCCGAACTTCAGGACAGCGATCTTGACTGGCTAATTGCCGTTGGACAGGTGCGGCAGTTTCCTGGAGATATGGTATTAATTCAGGCAGGCAGACCGATCGATGAGATGCACCTGGTGCTTGAGGGGGCTGTTGCGCTGAATTTGAGTCGGGACTTTTCACCGCTTTTGCTTGCAAATCCTAATGTTCAAGAAGAGGAACTTGCCCGACTGTCACGGGGCGATCTGGTGGGTGAACTGCTGGCGATCGATGCTTTTCCGTCTAACGTCACGGTGAGAACGCTGCGCGAAACGGAAGTTTTATCGATTCCCAAATGGCGACTGAAAGCGAAACTGCTGCATGATCCGGATTTTGCTGCCCGATTCTATCGCGTTCTTGCCCTACTGCTAGCAAACAAACAGCAAGCCGTCATTCAGCAACTCGGCTATGACACCAGCAGCAACGAGTTAAACAGTCAGCGATTATCGCAGCTTGCACTGGCGGAAGCCCGATTTGAATGGATGCTGAAGCGAATTGGAACACAGTTGAACAGTGGGGAGGCAATTCAATGGTGA